One region of Bubalus bubalis isolate 160015118507 breed Murrah chromosome 15, NDDB_SH_1, whole genome shotgun sequence genomic DNA includes:
- the LOC123329533 gene encoding carbonic anhydrase 1-like — MASPDWGYDGENGPEHWGKLYPIANGNNQSPIDIKTSETKHDPSLKPLSVSYNPATAKEIVNVGHSFHVNFEDSDNRSVLKGGPLSESYRLRQFHFHWGVTDDCGSEHLVDGAKFSAELHLVHWNSAKYPSFADAASKADGLAMIGVLVKVGQANPNLQKVLDALKAVKNKNKKAPFTNFDPSVLLPPSLDYWAYSGSLTHPPLHESVTWIIFKETISASSEQLAQFRCLLASAEGDGELCIKQNHRPPQPLKGRTVKASF, encoded by the exons ATGGCAAGTCCTGACTGGGGATATGATGGTGAAAACG GTCCTGAACACTGGGGCAAGCTGTACCCCATCGCAAATGGAAATAACCAATCTCCTATCGACATTAAAACCAGTGAAACCAAGCATGATCCCTCTCTAAAACCCCTCAGTGTCTCCTACAATCCAGCCACAGCCAAAGAAATCGTCAACGTGGGACATTCCTTTCATGTAAACTTTGAGGACAGTGATAATAGATCAG tGCTGAAAGGGGGTCCTCTGTCTGAAAGCTACAGGCTGCGGCAGTTCCATTTTCACTGGGGCGTCACGGATGACTGTGGCTCTGAGCACTTAGTGGATGGAGCCAAATTTTCTGCAGAG CTTCATTTAGTTCACTGGAATTCTGCCAAGTACCCCAGCTTTGCTGATGCTGCCTCGAAGGCTGATGGTTTGGCCATGATTGGCGTTTTGGTGAAG gTGGGTCAGGCCAACCCAAACCTTCAGAAAGTACTTGATGCCCTAAAAGCAGTTAAAAATAAG aacaAGAAAGCTCCATTCACAAATTTCGACCCCTCTGTCCTCCTGCCTCCATCCCTGGATTACTGGGCCTACTCTGGTTCACTGACTCACCCTCCTCTTCACGAGAGTGTCACCTGGATCATCTTTAAAGAGACCATCAGTGCGAGCTCGGAACAG CTGGCGCAGTTCCGCTGTCTGCTAGCAAGTGCTGAAGGCGATGGAGAACTCTGCATCAAGCAGAACCACCGACCACCCCAGCCTCTGAAGGGCAGGACAGTGAAAGCCTCATTCTGA